The Pirellulales bacterium genome segment CATCCGCGGCGCCCCCGGGGACGATCTAGTGCGCGCCAGCGAAACGATGGCCTTTTGCTATGCGCTGATGCCTCTGGTACGTTGTGTTACTCCATTCTCGTCCACAGCACCGTGCCGCCACTCGCGATGTTCAGGCTGCTAAATCCGGTTGTGTGCGGCTTCACGGTAAGGCACTGACGAGAAACAGATCGTGCTTGCCGGCCCGTTCACCGACGATCACCAGCCGTGCGCCGTCAGGATGCCATTCCGGATAATCATCGCGCTCGACATGGACCGTGACGCGGCGCGGGGCCGATCCGTCGGCGTTCATGATGTAAATCTCGGCGTTGCCGTCGCGGTGGCTCGTGAAGGCGATTTTCTCTCCGTCAGGCGAAAAGCGCGGGCGGATATCTTGCAAGGGGCTGTCGGTCAGTCGCCGCGCGTCGGTACCGTCGGCGTTCATCCGATAAATCTCGAAGTTGCCGTCGCGGCTCGAGCCAAACACGATCGTTCGGCCATCAGGTGAGTACGACGGCCAGTTGTTAATCCCACGCGAATCGGTGAGCATCGTCCGATCCGTACCGTCGGGACGTCCCGAGTAGATTTGCTGAACTCCCTTCTCGGCGTAGGAAAATGCCACGCGAGAGTGATCCGGCGCAACGGCAGGACTGCGAAATCCACAGAATCCTTCGCCCGGCAAAAACTCGCCCAACTTGCCGCCCTGCCGATCGCACACCATAACGCTCACGTTCAGGGCGCTGCGTGTCTTGAGGAACGCATAGCACTCGTTGTCAGCAGACCAGGCCGGCTCGAATTCCGACGTCGCCGCATTGGGGTGCAGCGGTTCATTCGTGCCGTCGGCAAGCACCAGGCGGCGAATTTGGTACAAGCTGGGAGTCACCAACTCAGCAAATACGAGCTCGCGTCCACCGTCGCGGAACACAGGGCTGAACTTCAGTCGCCCGTCGAACGTCAGCCGCTCGGGTTCCGCCGACATCGTTATCGATGTCGCCGCCATCAACAGCGCACACAGAGGCGCGAAGAGCGGTCGCCTACAGCAGCTCATCGATCACTTTTCCATTGGCGAGTACGTTCATTTCGGCACGTGCCTGCGTGTCCATGCCCGCCAGGTGGGCAATCGTCGTCCCGACCATCAAGGGCGACACGATCTCGCCGCGCGGATGCTGACCTCGGGCGTCGCTGGTGCCGATCACGCGTCCCGGCTGCACCCCGCCGCCGGCCCAGATCGAAAAGTAACACTGGGGCCAGTGATCCCGCGCCGCGCGGCTGCTGATCTTCGGCGTTCGCCCAAATTCGCCCATCATCACGACCAGCGTGTCGTCGATCAGCCCCCGCTCGTAGAGATCATCCAAAAGTGCCGAGTAAGCGCGATCGAGGATGGGACAAAGCTGGTCCTGCAACAGCTCGAAATTGTAAATGTGCGTGTCCCAGCCGAACTCAAAACCAGGATTCAACGCCTCGACGTGGCGGCTGTAGTTCAATTGCACGTAAGAGACGCCCGCCTCGACCAGGCGGCGGGCCAGCAAACTGCTCTGGCCGAACGTGGTATAGCCGTAGCGGGCACGTGTCGCGTCCGATTCCCGCGTCAGATCGAACGCCTCGCGGGCCATCGGATCCAAGAGCAGATCGTAGGCCGACTGCATGTTCCGCGTCCAACCGCGCCCGCCATAACGTTCAGCCTGGCGCGAGGCGCTGTCGAGCTCAGCCATCAGGCGGCGCCGATCCTGAATACGTAAAGGATTCAGGCCGTCGAGCAATTGAAGCGCCGGCATCTCGACTTCGCCGGACTCCGAGCAGCCGACCATGAACGGATCATAGGCGCCCGAAAGCGTGCCGCCACCGTATCCTTCGATCCGCCGTGCGCCGTCCATCACGACGCCGCGCGCCACCGAGAAGAACGACGGCAACGTGCCACCTTGCCCGCGATGCTTGGCCACGATCGAACCGAAGTTGGGCTGTGGGGGCGCCGGCAGCTCGGCAAAACCGGTTAGCGCGACGGTGCCTGCGTCGGGATGGCCGCTGGCCGTCGTGGCGTGGCTGCGGATCAGCGAGAACCGGTCGCTGCGGCTGGCAATCTGCGGCACCAGCTCGGTAAAGAACACACCGGGCGTCCGCGTAGGAATGACGCCAAACGGCCCGCGGTATTCCCAGGGAGCTTCCGGCTTCGGATCGCACGTGTCGAGATGGCTCGGCGCGCCCCACAGAAAAACAAAGATGACCGATTTCGCCTTCGGGTTTTGCGAACCCCGAGCGACGCCGCCCGACATCGCAACCCCCAAGGGCAACGACGTCGCCGCTCGCAAAAACGACCGGCGGCTGATGCCACCGCAGGTTCGCGTTCGCATCGTGCCGACGTCGAGCATCGTGCGTCCTCGCGAGAAGGCGGGCCAGTAACGCGCGGGTCAGAAACAGGCGGGTTTGGGCGTGGCTCTCAGACTACTGCGCCGACAAGGCCGTCGTCCAGTGGCCGGGACCATCCGAAGCCCCGGAACGACAACGCACACCTCCGGTCACGGTGCCTGTCTCGGCGTCGGTGGACGGCTTGGGACCGTTCGACCTTGCGCCGTTGAGCCCAGGTTCAATCAGCTAATACGGATAAGATCGCGACGCGCCGCGGCATCGGGCTCGCTTACCACTCATCACGTCGCCCTCGGAGCACTTCGATCACTTCCCCAGCTTGATCTCGCGCTTGCCGCTGGAGTCGGCGGCAGCCCGGGCCATGCCGGCGGTGTTGAACTGCATCGAGATATGGCCGTCGTGGTCGACGGCGATCAAGCCGCCGGTGTCGGGTTCGAGCACCTTGTTGATCGCGTAGCTGACGGCGTCCTCAAGCGACAAGCCTTTGTAAGCCATCAGCGCCGACACGTGAAAGGCGATGCTCGAGCGGATGAAATACTCGCCCGTGCCGGTGCAGCTCACCGCGCACGTCGCGTTGTCGGCGTACGTGCCCGCGGTGAGAATGGGCGAATCGCCGACGCGTCCCCATTTCTTGTTGGTCAAACCGCCAGTCGAAGTGCCCGCCGCCAGATTGCCGTGCTTGTCGAGCACCACGCAGCCGACCGTTCCCTTGTGGGCTTGAGCGGCCCGCTTCTGCTTTTGCTTTTCGACCGCCTTGAGCCATTCTTGCCGCCGGGCCTCGGTGCTGAAATAACTGTTGGGCACGCGCTCGATCTGCGGCCGGTCGCGCATCTCGTCGGCAAATCGTTCCGCGCCCGCCCCGATCAACAGCACGTGCGGGGTTTCGGTCATCACCAGGCGGGCGAGGGAAATCGGATTCTTCACGGTCATCAAACCGGCCACGCCGCCACCTTTGTGCGTGGCGCCGTCCATGATCGACGCGTCGAGCTCGTGCATGCCGGCGCTATTGAAGACGGCGCCGCGTCCGGCGTTGAACACGGGATCGTCTTCCAGCACGCGGATCGTCTGTTCGACGGCGTCGAGGGAAGTGCTGCCGCCTGCCAGCAACTGGCGACCGACGTCGAGCGCCTTGCCGAGCGCTTCTTCAACTTGCCGCCGTTCCTCGGCAGGAATTCGATCCGGTTCGATTCCGGCCCCGCCGTGGATGGCAATCGCGAACTCAAGTTTTGGCATGGCTCGCTCGGCAGCGAAGAGGAGAGAAGTCGCCAGGCCCATGACCAGCGCCATGCCCGGCATGACAGCGGTTCGAAGGAAAGCGGTCATAAGTATCCCTGGGCAAGAGTCGTCCTGGTGGCCCGCAGACGGAATGCGCCCAGGGTAACGTCAGCCGGATCGCGGTGCCAGACGATCGTCGCGGCCCGCTGGCATTAATGCGGCGTGTGCAAGCGCAGGCGATGGCCGTCGATTTCGTAATCGCGGGCCGTAATCCCTACGGAGCG includes the following:
- a CDS encoding DUF1501 domain-containing protein; its protein translation is MLDVGTMRTRTCGGISRRSFLRAATSLPLGVAMSGGVARGSQNPKAKSVIFVFLWGAPSHLDTCDPKPEAPWEYRGPFGVIPTRTPGVFFTELVPQIASRSDRFSLIRSHATTASGHPDAGTVALTGFAELPAPPQPNFGSIVAKHRGQGGTLPSFFSVARGVVMDGARRIEGYGGGTLSGAYDPFMVGCSESGEVEMPALQLLDGLNPLRIQDRRRLMAELDSASRQAERYGGRGWTRNMQSAYDLLLDPMAREAFDLTRESDATRARYGYTTFGQSSLLARRLVEAGVSYVQLNYSRHVEALNPGFEFGWDTHIYNFELLQDQLCPILDRAYSALLDDLYERGLIDDTLVVMMGEFGRTPKISSRAARDHWPQCYFSIWAGGGVQPGRVIGTSDARGQHPRGEIVSPLMVGTTIAHLAGMDTQARAEMNVLANGKVIDELL
- a CDS encoding isoaspartyl peptidase/L-asparaginase, translated to MTAFLRTAVMPGMALVMGLATSLLFAAERAMPKLEFAIAIHGGAGIEPDRIPAEERRQVEEALGKALDVGRQLLAGGSTSLDAVEQTIRVLEDDPVFNAGRGAVFNSAGMHELDASIMDGATHKGGGVAGLMTVKNPISLARLVMTETPHVLLIGAGAERFADEMRDRPQIERVPNSYFSTEARRQEWLKAVEKQKQKRAAQAHKGTVGCVVLDKHGNLAAGTSTGGLTNKKWGRVGDSPILTAGTYADNATCAVSCTGTGEYFIRSSIAFHVSALMAYKGLSLEDAVSYAINKVLEPDTGGLIAVDHDGHISMQFNTAGMARAAADSSGKREIKLGK